One part of the Arabidopsis thaliana chromosome 1 sequence genome encodes these proteins:
- a CDS encoding Protein kinase superfamily protein (Protein kinase superfamily protein; FUNCTIONS IN: protein serine/threonine kinase activity, protein kinase activity, kinase activity, ATP binding; INVOLVED IN: protein amino acid phosphorylation; LOCATED IN: chloroplast; EXPRESSED IN: 6 plant structures; EXPRESSED DURING: 4 anthesis, petal differentiation and expansion stage; CONTAINS InterPro DOMAIN/s: Protein kinase, ATP binding site (InterPro:IPR017441), Protein kinase, catalytic domain (InterPro:IPR000719), Serine-threonine/tyrosine-protein kinase (InterPro:IPR001245), Protein kinase-like domain (InterPro:IPR011009), Serine/threonine-protein kinase, active site (InterPro:IPR008271); BEST Arabidopsis thaliana protein match is: Protein kinase superfamily protein (TAIR:AT2G05940.1); Has 114879 Blast hits to 113543 proteins in 3746 species: Archae - 105; Bacteria - 13385; Metazoa - 42146; Fungi - 9605; Plants - 32529; Viruses - 373; Other Eukaryotes - 16736 (source: NCBI BLink).), which yields MRDSSTTASTKSSPLWKPFASNCCSVDDQTVFGNLSRCRPSRSEFSKNHLGPLPSFRRLSFADLSRSSSARINEDLAQTLGADLVDFQMCELKMITQSFSGNYLLGEGGFGKVYKGYVDDYLRQSLKAQPVAVKLLDIEGLQGHREWLSEVIFLGQLKHPNLVKLIGYCCEEEERVLIYEFMPRGSLENHLFRRISLSLPWATRLKIAVAAAKGLAFLHDLESPIIYRDFKTSNILLDSDFTAKLSDFGLAKMGPEGSKSHVTTRVMGTYGYAAPEYVSTGHLTTKSDVYSYGVVLLELLTGRRATEKSRPKNQQNIIDWSKPYLTSSRRLRCVMDPRLAGQYSVKAAKDTALLALQCVSPNPKDRPKMLAVVEALESLIHYKDMAVSSGHWPLSPKSQGGKVSPKVRGDHRSGRKSAPGSLRS from the exons ATGAGAGACTCTTCAACAACTGCATCCACCAAATCCTCACCGTTATGGAAACCCTTTGCCTCAAACTGTTGTTCCGTTGATGACCAAACCGTCTTTGGCAATCTCAGCCGTTGCCGACCTTCGAGATCAGAATTCTCCAAGAACCATCTCGGACCACTTCCTTCTTTTCGGCGACTCTCCTTTGCTGATCTAAGCCGTTCTTCTTCGGCTAGGATCAATGAAGATCTTGCACAGACTCTTGGAGCCGACTTAGTGGATTTTCAGATGTGTGAACTCAAGATGATCACTCAGAGTTTCTCCGGGAACTATCTTCTCGGAGAAGGTGGGTTCGGTAAAGTGTATAAAGGTTATGTTGATGATTATCTCCGACAAAGTCTCAAGGCTCAGCCTGTTGCTGTCAAGCTATTGGACATTGAGGGGCTTCAAGGACATCGTGAATGGCTT TCTGAGGTCATATTTCTTGGACAGCTAAAACACCCGAATTTAGTCAAACTTATTGGTTACTGCTGCGAAGAAGAGGAACGAGTACTCATCTACGAGTTTATGCCACGTGGTAGCCTAGAAAATCACCTCTTCAGAC GGATATCACTATCGTTGCCGTGGGCGACGCGGCTGAAGATAGCGGTCGCAGCTGCTAAGGGTTTGGCGTTTTTGCATGATTTGGAGAGTCCAATCATTTACCGTGATTTCAAAACTTCTAATATACTACTTGATTCg GATTTTACTGCAAAACTCTCAGATTTTGGGTTGGCAAAAATGGGACCAGAAGGATCCAAATCTCATGTCACAACTCGAGTCATGGGCACTTATGGTTATGCTGCTCCTGAATATGTTTCAACAG GGCATTTAACAACAAAGAGTGACGTGTATAGTTATGGCGTCGTTTTACTCGAGCTCCTAACGGGAAGAAGAGCCACAGAAAAGTCACGGCCAAAAAACCAGCAGAACATCATCGACTGGTCAAAGCCTTATCTAACAAGCAGCCGCCGACTCCGATGTGTTATGGACCCGAGGCTCGCTGGACAATACTCCGTCAAGGCGGCTAAAGATACAGCTCTTCTAGCCTTACAATGTGTGAGCCCAAACCCTAAAGACCGGCCCAAAATGCTTGCCGTTGTGGAAGCTCTAGAGAGTCTCATACATTATAAGGACATGGCGGTTTCTTCTGGTCATTGGCCACTGTCTCCTAAATCTCAGGGCGGGAAGGTTTCCCCGAAGGTTCGAGGGGATCATCGGAGTGGTAGAAAATCAGCTCCGGGTTCGTTAAGATCGTGA
- a CDS encoding DUF1262 family protein (DUF1262) (Protein of unknown function (DUF1262); FUNCTIONS IN: molecular_function unknown; INVOLVED IN: biological_process unknown; LOCATED IN: membrane; EXPRESSED IN: leaf; CONTAINS InterPro DOMAIN/s: Protein of unknown function DUF1262 (InterPro:IPR010683); BEST Arabidopsis thaliana protein match is: Protein of unknown function (DUF1262) (TAIR:AT1G13540.1); Has 103 Blast hits to 96 proteins in 9 species: Archae - 0; Bacteria - 0; Metazoa - 0; Fungi - 0; Plants - 103; Viruses - 0; Other Eukaryotes - 0 (source: NCBI BLink).): MYVTRTLSQFRKYQKTLSEESPEGPFSGVLVITDEEAETEDTFCFGMCTRTKIEKLPLPQDKILSVVHLDSSGNRETSVKKVLFIPALDQPLSSNRYYVVHARGRHKGKVSVCSREIEKGVCCFPDILHDKKPKPLDPRNIYQTVKINRHHDRTFYAKSVAPDGTPPTFLKKKGWELRTSRSLHPRRPREALGLDEELRARLPAFGFPVSTIRSGSVIVGEWYCPFMFVKENCSVSQQMRKSMFYRITLSQYWERIYHCGNNDLDENNDENEEEVVRVEANVVREANYVKGMEAVKGEKEGHGGFYWYRQVQGPRGPGERRRKTGLRSPVGLSFVVVERMRRVMEEGGWVGGGRKVVRVERDEPIRVCRRDGRNMNGNNDRNWRRFGCYVLVESFGLRRADGVLLVKCVFRHTNRLRCNWE, encoded by the exons ATGTACGTGACGAGAACATTGTCGCAGTTCAGAAAATATCAGAAGACGCTCTCGGAAGAGTCACCGGAAGGTCCGTTCTCCGGCGTTTTGGTTATcacagatgaagaagctgaaacagAGGATACGTTCTGTTTCGGGATGTGTACGAGGACAAAAATAGAGAAGCTTCCGTTACCTCAGGACAAGATCTTATCAGTTGTTCACTTAGACAGTTCTGGTAACAGAGAGACTTCGGTTAAGAAGGTCTTGTTCATACCGGCTCTCGATCAACCTTTGTCTTCCAATCGGTATTACGTTGTTCACGCTAGAGGCAGACACAAAGG GAAAGTTTCCGTGTGTTctagagagatagagaaagggGTATGTTGTTTTCCAGATATCTTGCATGACAAGAAACCTAAACCTCTGGATCCAAGAAACATATATCAGACGGTTAAGATCAACCGGCATCACGACCGGACATTCTATGCAAAATCTGTGGCGCCAGACGGTACACCGCCAACATTTCTCAAGAAGAAAGGATGGGAGCTACGAACCTCGAGGAGCCTACATCCGAGGAGACCTAGAGAAGCTCTTGGCCTAGACGAGGAACTAAGAGCTCGTCTCCCAGCATTTGGATTTCCAGTTTCTACAATTCGGTCAGGAAGTGTGATAGTTGGAGAATGGTATTGCCCTTTTATGTTTGTGAAGGAGAATTGTAGTGTAAGTCAACAAATGAGGAAGTCAATGTTCTATAGGATCACACTATCCCAATACTGGGAACGAATTTACCATTGCGGAAACAATGATCTTgatgaaaacaatgatgaaaacgaagaagaagttgtgAGAGTAGAGGCTAACGTCGTGAGAGAGGCCAACTATGTGAAGGGTATGGAGGCGGTTaagggagagaaagaagggCATGGAGGGTTTTATTGGTATAGGCAGGTTCAAGGTCCACGGGGACCGGgggagaggaggaggaagacgGGTTTAAGGTCTCCGGTGGGGCTGAGTTTTGTGGTGGTAGAAAGGATGAGAAGGGTAATGGAGGAAGGAGGGTGGGTGGGAGGAGGAAGGAAAGTGGTGAGGGTGGAGAGAGATGAACCAATCAGGGTTTGTAGAAGAGATGGTAGGAATATGAATGGTAACAATGATAGAAATTGGAGGAGATTTGGGTGTTATGTGTTGGTGGAGAGTTTTGGGCTGAGAAGAGCAGATGgagttttgttggttaaatGTGTATTTAGACATACTAATAGATTGAGATGTAACTGGGAGTGA
- a CDS encoding S-locus lectin protein kinase family protein, translating to MAGFNRNLTLVTTLLIFHQLCSNVSCSTSNSFTRNHTIREGDSLISEDESFELGFFTPKNSTLRYVGIWYKNIEPQTVVWVANREKPLLDHKGALKIADDGNLVIVNGQNETIWSTNVEPESNNTVAVLFKTGDLVLCSDSDRRKWYWESFNNPTDTFLPGMRVRVNPSLGENRAFIPWKSESDPSPGKYSMGIDPVGALEIVIWEGEKRKWRSGPWNSAIFTGIPDMLRFTNYIYGFKLSSPPDRDGSVYFTYVASDSSDFLRFWIRPDGVEEQFRWNKDIRNWNLLQWKPSTECEKYNRCGNYSVCDDSKEFDSGKCSCIDGFEPVHQDQWNNRDFSGGCQRRVPLNCNQSLVAGQEDGFTVLKGIKVPDFGSVVLHNNSETCKDVCARDCSCKAYALVVGIGCMIWTRDLIDMEHFERGGNSINIRLAGSKLGGGKENSTLWIIVFSVIGAFLLGLCIWILWKFKKSLKAFLWKKKDITVSDIIENRDYSSSPIKVLVGDQVDTPDLPIFSFDSVASATGDFAEENKLGQGGFGTVYKGNFSEGREIAVKRLSGKSKQGLEEFKNEILLIAKLQHRNLVRLLGCCIEDNEKMLLYEYMPNKSLDRFLFDESKQGSLDWRKRWEVIGGIARGLLYLHRDSRLKIIHRDLKASNILLDTEMNPKISDFGMARIFNYRQDHANTIRVVGTYGYMAPEYAMEGIFSEKSDVYSFGVLILEIVSGRKNVSFRGTDHGSLIGYVRLFSLTINFQV from the exons ATGGCAGGATTTAACAGAAACCTTACTTTGGTGACGACTCTTTTGATATTCCATCAACTATGTAGCAACGTATCTTGCTCCACAAGCAACTCATTCACTAGAAACCACACAATACGAGAGGGAGACTCACTGATCAGCGAGGATGAAAGCTTCGAGCTTGGATTCTTCACCCCCAAAAATTCGACGTTAAGGTATGTTGGAATATGGTACAAGAACATAGAACCTCAAACAGTTGTTTGGGTTGCGAATAGAGAGAAGCCGTTGTTGGATCACAAGGGAGCTCTAAAGATTGCAGATGACGGAAATTTGGTGATCGTGAACGGTCAAAACGAAACCATTTGGTCCACAAATGTCGAGCCCGAGTCAAACAACACGGTTGCTGTTCTGTTCAAAACAGGGGATTTGGTTCTGTGTTCAGACTCAGACAGAAGAAAATGGTATTGGGAGAGTTTTAACAATCCAACCGACACTTTCTTGCCCGGTATGAGGGTTCGGGTGAATCCTTCGCTTGGAGAAAATCGCGCATTTATCCCGTGGAAATCCGAGAGTGATCCTTCACCAGGAAAGTATTCAATGGGGATTGATCCTGTGGGAGCACTAGAGATTGTGATTTGGGAAggggaaaagagaaaatggcGTAGCGGACCGTGGAATTCGGCTATCTTTACCGGTATACCTGATATGCTCCGTTTCACAAATTATATTTACGGGTTTAAGCTCTCTTCTCCTCCTGATAGAGATGGTAGCGTGTACTTCACGTATGTTGCCTCAGATAGTTCCGATTTCTTGAGGTTTTGGATTAGGCCTGATGGCGTAGAAGAGCAGTTCAGATGGAATAAGGATATCAGGAACTGGAATTTGCTTCAATGGAAACCAAGCACGGAATGTGAGAAGTATAACCGTTGTGGTAATTACAGTGTATGTGATGATAGTAAGGAGTTTGATTCCGGTAAATGCAGTTGCATTGATGGATTTGAGCCGGTTCATCAGGATCAATGGAACAACAGGGACTTCTCAGGTGGCTGCCAAAGAAGAGTTCCTTTGAACTGTAATCAGAGTCTGGTTGCAGGTCAAGAGGATGGGTTTACGGTACTTAAGGGAATAAAGGTGCCTGATTTTGGATCAGTTGTTTTACATAACAACTCAGAGACCTGTAAAGATGTATGCGCAAGGGACTGTTCTTGTAAGGCTTATGCGTTAGTAGTAGGGATCGGATGCATGATTTGGACCCGTGATTTGATCGATATGGAACATTTTGAACGCGGTGGAAACTCTATCAACATCCGGCTAGCGGGTTCTAAACTAG GTGGTGGGAAGGAAAATTCAACACTTTGGATAATTGTTTTCAGTGTTATAGGAGCATTCTTACTAGGATTATGCATTTGGATCTTATGGAAGTTTAAGAAAAGCCTTAAAG CTTTcttgtggaagaagaaagatatcaCAGTTTCTGATATCATAGAGAACAGAGATTACTCAAGCTCGCCGATCAAAGTTCTAGTAGGGGATCAAGTTGACACACCCGATTTACCAATATTCAGTTTTGACAGCGTAGCCTCAGCTACTGGAGATTTCGCTGAAGAGAACAAGCTTGGACAGGGCGGATTCGGTACTGTATATAAG GGAAACTTTTcagaaggaagagagattgCAGTGAAGAGACTATCAGGGAAATCTAAACAAGGACTAGAGGAGTTCAAGAACGAGATCTTACTAATCGCGAAACTCCAGCATCGGAATCTTGTTAGATTACTAGGATGTTGCATTGAAGACAATGAGAAGATGCTTCTCTATGAATATATGCCAAACAAGAGTTTGGACCgctttctttttg ATGAGAGTAAACAAGGAAGTTTGGACTGGAGAAAACGATGGGAGGTCATTGGAGGAATCGCGAGGGGATTACTTTACTTACATAGAGACTCAAGACTAAAGATCATTCACCGTGACCTAAAAGCTAGCAATATCTTGCTAGACACGGAAATGAATCCAAAGATCTCGGATTTCGGTATGGCTAGGATATTCAACTACCGACAAGACCATGCCAACACAATCCGAGTCGTCGGCACATA TGGTTATATGGCTCCGGAGTATGCAATGGAAGGGATATTCTCAGAGAAATCAGATGTGTATAGCTTTGGAGTGTTGATATTGGAGATTGTGAGTGGAAGAAAAAACGTTAGCTTTCGAGGGACTGATCATGGAAGTCTCATTGGTTATGTAcgtctcttttctttaaccATAAATTTTCAGGTCTAA
- a CDS encoding S-locus lectin protein kinase family protein (S-locus lectin protein kinase family protein; FUNCTIONS IN: in 6 functions; INVOLVED IN: protein amino acid phosphorylation, recognition of pollen; LOCATED IN: endomembrane system; EXPRESSED IN: 7 plant structures; EXPRESSED DURING: 6 growth stages; CONTAINS InterPro DOMAIN/s: Curculin-like (mannose-binding) lectin (InterPro:IPR001480), Protein kinase, ATP binding site (InterPro:IPR017441), PAN-2 domain (InterPro:IPR013227), Apple-like (InterPro:IPR003609), EGF-like, type 3 (InterPro:IPR000742), Serine-threonine/tyrosine-protein kinase (InterPro:IPR001245), Protein kinase-like domain (InterPro:IPR011009), Serine/threonine-protein kinase, active site (InterPro:IPR008271), Protein kinase, catalytic domain (InterPro:IPR000719), S-locus glycoprotein (InterPro:IPR000858), EGF-like (InterPro:IPR006210); BEST Arabidopsis thaliana protein match is: S-locus lectin protein kinase family protein (TAIR:AT4G21390.1); Has 122475 Blast hits to 120608 proteins in 4623 species: Archae - 110; Bacteria - 13774; Metazoa - 44808; Fungi - 10369; Plants - 35077; Viruses - 393; Other Eukaryotes - 17944 (source: NCBI BLink).), whose product MAGFNRNLTLVTTLLIFHQLCSNVSCSTSNSFTRNHTIREGDSLISEDESFELGFFTPKNSTLRYVGIWYKNIEPQTVVWVANREKPLLDHKGALKIADDGNLVIVNGQNETIWSTNVEPESNNTVAVLFKTGDLVLCSDSDRRKWYWESFNNPTDTFLPGMRVRVNPSLGENRAFIPWKSESDPSPGKYSMGIDPVGALEIVIWEGEKRKWRSGPWNSAIFTGIPDMLRFTNYIYGFKLSSPPDRDGSVYFTYVASDSSDFLRFWIRPDGVEEQFRWNKDIRNWNLLQWKPSTECEKYNRCGNYSVCDDSKEFDSGKCSCIDGFEPVHQDQWNNRDFSGGCQRRVPLNCNQSLVAGQEDGFTVLKGIKVPDFGSVVLHNNSETCKDVCARDCSCKAYALVVGIGCMIWTRDLIDMEHFERGGNSINIRLAGSKLGGGKENSTLWIIVFSVIGAFLLGLCIWILWKFKKSLKAFLWKKKDITVSDIIENRDYSSSPIKVLVGDQVDTPDLPIFSFDSVASATGDFAEENKLGQGGFGTVYKGNFSEGREIAVKRLSGKSKQGLEEFKNEILLIAKLQHRNLVRLLGCCIEDNEKMLLYEYMPNKSLDRFLFDESKQGSLDWRKRWEVIGGIARGLLYLHRDSRLKIIHRDLKASNILLDTEMNPKISDFGMARIFNYRQDHANTIRVVGTYGYMAPEYAMEGIFSEKSDVYSFGVLILEIVSGRKNVSFRGTDHGSLIGYAWHLWSQGKTKEMIDPIVKDTRDVTEAMRCIHVGMLCTQDSVIHRPNMGSVLLMLESQTSQLPPPRQPTFHSFLNSGDIELNFDGHDVASVNDVTFTTIVGR is encoded by the exons ATGGCAGGATTTAACAGAAACCTTACTTTGGTGACGACTCTTTTGATATTCCATCAACTATGTAGCAACGTATCTTGCTCCACAAGCAACTCATTCACTAGAAACCACACAATACGAGAGGGAGACTCACTGATCAGCGAGGATGAAAGCTTCGAGCTTGGATTCTTCACCCCCAAAAATTCGACGTTAAGGTATGTTGGAATATGGTACAAGAACATAGAACCTCAAACAGTTGTTTGGGTTGCGAATAGAGAGAAGCCGTTGTTGGATCACAAGGGAGCTCTAAAGATTGCAGATGACGGAAATTTGGTGATCGTGAACGGTCAAAACGAAACCATTTGGTCCACAAATGTCGAGCCCGAGTCAAACAACACGGTTGCTGTTCTGTTCAAAACAGGGGATTTGGTTCTGTGTTCAGACTCAGACAGAAGAAAATGGTATTGGGAGAGTTTTAACAATCCAACCGACACTTTCTTGCCCGGTATGAGGGTTCGGGTGAATCCTTCGCTTGGAGAAAATCGCGCATTTATCCCGTGGAAATCCGAGAGTGATCCTTCACCAGGAAAGTATTCAATGGGGATTGATCCTGTGGGAGCACTAGAGATTGTGATTTGGGAAggggaaaagagaaaatggcGTAGCGGACCGTGGAATTCGGCTATCTTTACCGGTATACCTGATATGCTCCGTTTCACAAATTATATTTACGGGTTTAAGCTCTCTTCTCCTCCTGATAGAGATGGTAGCGTGTACTTCACGTATGTTGCCTCAGATAGTTCCGATTTCTTGAGGTTTTGGATTAGGCCTGATGGCGTAGAAGAGCAGTTCAGATGGAATAAGGATATCAGGAACTGGAATTTGCTTCAATGGAAACCAAGCACGGAATGTGAGAAGTATAACCGTTGTGGTAATTACAGTGTATGTGATGATAGTAAGGAGTTTGATTCCGGTAAATGCAGTTGCATTGATGGATTTGAGCCGGTTCATCAGGATCAATGGAACAACAGGGACTTCTCAGGTGGCTGCCAAAGAAGAGTTCCTTTGAACTGTAATCAGAGTCTGGTTGCAGGTCAAGAGGATGGGTTTACGGTACTTAAGGGAATAAAGGTGCCTGATTTTGGATCAGTTGTTTTACATAACAACTCAGAGACCTGTAAAGATGTATGCGCAAGGGACTGTTCTTGTAAGGCTTATGCGTTAGTAGTAGGGATCGGATGCATGATTTGGACCCGTGATTTGATCGATATGGAACATTTTGAACGCGGTGGAAACTCTATCAACATCCGGCTAGCGGGTTCTAAACTAG GTGGTGGGAAGGAAAATTCAACACTTTGGATAATTGTTTTCAGTGTTATAGGAGCATTCTTACTAGGATTATGCATTTGGATCTTATGGAAGTTTAAGAAAAGCCTTAAAG CTTTcttgtggaagaagaaagatatcaCAGTTTCTGATATCATAGAGAACAGAGATTACTCAAGCTCGCCGATCAAAGTTCTAGTAGGGGATCAAGTTGACACACCCGATTTACCAATATTCAGTTTTGACAGCGTAGCCTCAGCTACTGGAGATTTCGCTGAAGAGAACAAGCTTGGACAGGGCGGATTCGGTACTGTATATAAG GGAAACTTTTcagaaggaagagagattgCAGTGAAGAGACTATCAGGGAAATCTAAACAAGGACTAGAGGAGTTCAAGAACGAGATCTTACTAATCGCGAAACTCCAGCATCGGAATCTTGTTAGATTACTAGGATGTTGCATTGAAGACAATGAGAAGATGCTTCTCTATGAATATATGCCAAACAAGAGTTTGGACCgctttctttttg ATGAGAGTAAACAAGGAAGTTTGGACTGGAGAAAACGATGGGAGGTCATTGGAGGAATCGCGAGGGGATTACTTTACTTACATAGAGACTCAAGACTAAAGATCATTCACCGTGACCTAAAAGCTAGCAATATCTTGCTAGACACGGAAATGAATCCAAAGATCTCGGATTTCGGTATGGCTAGGATATTCAACTACCGACAAGACCATGCCAACACAATCCGAGTCGTCGGCACATA TGGTTATATGGCTCCGGAGTATGCAATGGAAGGGATATTCTCAGAGAAATCAGATGTGTATAGCTTTGGAGTGTTGATATTGGAGATTGTGAGTGGAAGAAAAAACGTTAGCTTTCGAGGGACTGATCATGGAAGTCTCATTGGTTAT gcGTGGCATTTATGGAGCCAAGGAAAGACAAAAGAGATGATAGATCCAATTGTGAAGGACACTAGAGACGTGACGGAAGCGATGAGATGCATCCACGTGGGTATGTTGTGTACACAAGACTCGGTCATTCACAGACCAAACATGGGTTCGGTTTTGTTGATGTTGGAGAGTCAAACCAGTCAACTTCCACCCCCGAGACAGCCGACCTTCCACTCGTTCTTGAACTCTGGTGACATTGAACTCAACTTTGACGGTCACGATGTTGCCTCCGTTAACGATGTTACTTTCACAACAATTGTTGGTAGATGA
- a CDS encoding phosphoinositide binding protein (phosphoinositide binding; CONTAINS InterPro DOMAIN/s: Zinc finger, RING-type, conserved site (InterPro:IPR017907), Nitric oxide synthase-interacting (InterPro:IPR016818), Zinc finger, RING-type (InterPro:IPR001841); Has 510 Blast hits to 510 proteins in 182 species: Archae - 0; Bacteria - 0; Metazoa - 167; Fungi - 129; Plants - 138; Viruses - 0; Other Eukaryotes - 76 (source: NCBI BLink).), whose translation MPQRHSKNNNDLAYFTYDEKKKLGYGTQRERLGRDSIKPFDACSLCLKPFIDPMCCHKGHVFCRECILECFLAQKKDIQRRLAAHSSQKKQDKDEEEERLMLQKARELDEFDQQNHSAMPRNSDKNHNEDKNGFHGANSVKTTSFEEEALRTMKAFWLPSATPAASVRVDAPETHTVCPEGKEKLKLKNLFAIRFTEDNSEEEETKTKSASSSSYDKSYICPSCKVTLTNTMSLVALSSCGHVFCKKCAEKFMPVDKVCLVCDKPCKDRNLVGLKKGGTGFAEHDDHLEAKEYKHLGSGSGLGLVRPVKT comes from the exons ATGCCGCAAAGACACTCGAAGAACAACAATGATCTTGCGTATTTCACTTAcgacgagaagaagaagttaggtTATGGAactcagagagagagattggggAGAGACTCGATCAAACCCTTTGATGCTTGTTCTCTCTGCTTGAAGCCTTTCATTGATCCGATGTGTTGCCATAAGGGTCATGTCTTTTGCAGAGAGTGTATACTTGAATGTTTCCTTGCTCAGAAGAAAGATATCCAAAG GAGGCTTGCTGCACATTCGTCTCAAAAGAAGCAAGAtaaggatgaagaagaagagaggctAATGTTACAAAAGGCGAGAGAGCTCGACGAATTTGATCAGCAAAACCATAGTGCAATGCCTCGAAACAGTGACAAGAATCACAACGAAGATAAGAATGGTTTTCATGGGGCAAACAGTGTGAAGACGACTtcctttgaagaagaagcgCTTAGGACAATGAAAGCCTTCTGGCTCCCATCAGCTACACCAGCAGCTTCGGTCAGAGTAGATGCTCCAGAAACTCACACAGTCTGTCCAGAGGGCAAAGAGAAGCTCAAGCTTAAGAACCTCTTTGCAATTCGTTTCACAGAAGACAACAGCGAAGAGGAAGAGACCAAGACAAAATCAGCATCTTCAAGCTCTTATGATAAATCCTACATCTGCCCGAGCTGCAAAGTCACTCTCACCAACACAATGTCCCTCGTGGCACTTAGCTCATGCGGACATGTTTTCTGCAAGAAGTGTGCTGAGAAGTTTATGCCCGTCGACAAAGTCTGTCTTGTGTGTGACAAACCTTGCAAGGATAGGAACTTGGTTGGGTTAAAGAAAGGAGGCACGGGTTTCGCTGAGCACGACGATCATCTTGAGGCTAAGGAGTACAAGCATTTGGGTAGTGGATCTGGTTTGGGGCTTGTGAGGCCGGTTAAGACATGA